CGTGATAGTTTACGTCAATGCAAACAAAGAGTGTTAACTGCATAAGCATTATTCAAGGGCAGACGTCGGATGTTCTAGATAAGGTATAAAAACCCACGGACATTTCCTAAACACAGATATCTGAATTGATGCAGAGACTGTGTGTCAACATGTAGCAATTGTTTTGAAGGTCTACCTATTAAGGGCGATACTTGAAATACGTACGTACATACGTATGACTTGAAATTGTATCATCACTTTGGGGCTACGCTAGACGGTTCACCCAGTATCACAAGATTGCCTGTATATTAAGCTGACCTGCTAGCCACATAACAAACAGAAAGATAAAGAGattcaaaaatcaataataacaATCTAGACTACTTTCTGTATATCTTAcccaaaaaaccaaaacgaaaaaaaaaaaaaagagaactagAACGCTGACTAAGAATAACTTTTGCCCAATCTCCGAAACTCGGTTTCGTAAACatgttgttgaatttgttaCGTAATGACTGTGGGCTCGTCTCTGCCCGTGAGTTCTCGTAACTTTGAAATTCTAAGCGCGATCTGGACGAGTGGTTTCAACATCACCTAAATTCAATACGTACAGTTtgtaaaaagcaaaacaaggtCTCCTAGCAACGATAAAAATGTACCTGTGCGTCAAGAAGATATTTATCCGCGTCTGACTCGTAGCTATCAATGTAAAGGCGAACAGTGGCACCGGAGCTTCCTGTTCCACTAAGTCGAATGACAATTCGTGAACCATCTTGGAAAATAATTCGCAGGCCCTTGAAAAATGACACCAAATTGTATGAACACCCTGCTTCATATATTCGGCGTTGGTCTTTACCTGTTTCGTAGAGATGCTGCCATCAATGGGATCCGTGTATGAAAAATTATCCGCCAAAGCCACAGTAAAGGATTTGCCCTCGAATTCATGGGTCGAACCGATGAACGAAGGTTCATTCATTAGTGACTCTAGATCGTTCATCATTTTGTTGCAAGGTTCAGAGTCACAGTTTTCGTAATCATACCTGAAGGTCAAATCAATGTCATGAGGTTTGTTATATAAGTTTGTTACGTAACTCGCACAATTACCTAGTGAAGAAGTTTCTTCCATACAGGGTCCAGTGATTTTTCAGAATTTCTTCCACTGTTTGTTTTCTGACAGCCAAGATTGAGAGCCAAGCAAGAATAGCCCAGATTCCATCCTTTTCTCGGATATGATCGGAACCAGTTCTAATTAATTGCTgcattaaatattttcaacATGTAAAACAGTTTCACATTAAATTACCCGAAACTTTCTTCTCCGCAAAGGGACAACTGCCCGGCATCCATAAGATTTCCAAAGTATTTCCAGCCAGTCGGTACTTCGTAGATATTTTTCTGCAGCTTCGCGGCAACCCTAGTCGTATAAAAGCTTTGATTGACAGCAAGAAACAATAAGACATTACAATAATACATACCTATCTACTGCAGCGCCAGTGGGCATGCTTCTAGCAAATCCCCTAACTCCCGTCCGGCGGAAGTACGGAATACAGTCCATATTATTTGCTATGACTGCCAGGGAATCGGACGGAGTGACGAAAAAGGCTTTCTCACCCAATATCATGTTACGGTCCTATAATTTCATAAGAAAAACTCCCATTAATTACAAAATTAGAAGGCatcggaaaaaaatattataccCCATCTCCGTCAAAAGCTGCGCCGAGTCCGAAGTCGCCTTTTTTCATCGCTTCTACCAAGTCAGCAGCGTAGGTCAGATTAGGGTCTGGGTGGTGGCCACCGAAATCATTTAGGGGAATGACATTTACAACGCTTTCTGCACTTGCCCCCAGCTCGTCACAAAAGATGCGGCTGACATAAGGGCCAgtcactaaacaaaaaataaaatggaagtTTTTTATCAATTGGCCCAACTAATTAATTCTGAAGtcaattttttattacctCCATGCATAGAATTGATCAAAATTTTAAGAGGAGCTTGACCTATTCCACAAATAAGGTTCTTGATggaatcaaaatcaaatatcTCTTTCATTAATTCCAAATAATCACTGACTGAATCCACCACTTCAACTGTAAATGGATGTCCTTCAATctgcaagaagaaaaaacaatttcagaaTCAAATAAATTTGCCTCTTTTAAGAAGTTTTCTTACATCAAACTGTTGGCTTCCTATTGTTTTTATATCACATTTAAGCTCTGGCACAATCAAATATTCTTTAATTCCAGTAGAAAGTTCATAGATTTTGTTGGTTACACCATCTGGTGCAGGGCCACCATTAGAAGTATTGAACTTGATGCCAAAATCGGCATCAGGGCCACCTGGATTGTGACTGGCAGTTAGCAAAATGCCCCCATTAGTCTTATACTTGCGAATCATGCAAGACACTGCAGGGGTTGAAAGAATGCCATTTTGCCCAACAATCAGCTTGGATACCTAATAATAACAATGTAGGAATACACAATTTCAAAGCAGTTGGAAAATAATACTTTATTGGCAGCACAAATTTGAACGATGATCTCGATCGCTTCAGGTAAGAAATACCGGCCATCTCCACCAAGAACCAGAGTCGAGCCGGGCAAACTTTCTCCAAGTCCTCCGGTAAGAAGTGattgaataaaattttcaGTGTAATGTTGCTGAGAAAATACTTTCACTGCTTTTCTTAGACCACTTGTGCCTGGTTTTTGGCCTTCAAATGGTGTTGAGGATACTTTTACCGGtgtcaacatttttcttctattgCCCGTGGATACAGAGCAACTGACTGGACTGAAGATTTTGGCGGACAATTCAATGATATGTCGTCTGTTTTGACCTTGGACGTGTCGGGAATACAGAGAAATTCAAAGCAAAGCCTCTTCTCAAATTTTTCGTTAACCATATTTAAACAGAACTTAATCTGATGAGTGATAATAACGGTCGAAAGACCTGGTAATGTTATCGTAACGTCATTCATTGCAAAGATTATCTATTAATTTAGCCTCCTGATCTTCGGCAAGTCTTTAGCGTTAACCATCTTTGGTTTGCAGTCTCAGCCATGTTGTCACACA
This genomic stretch from Daphnia carinata strain CSIRO-1 chromosome 4, CSIRO_AGI_Dcar_HiC_V3, whole genome shotgun sequence harbors:
- the LOC130694988 gene encoding LOW QUALITY PROTEIN: phosphoglucomutase-1-like (The sequence of the model RefSeq protein was modified relative to this genomic sequence to represent the inferred CDS: inserted 1 base in 1 codon), whose amino-acid sequence is MVNEKFEKRLCFEFLCIPDTSKVKTDDISLNCPPKSSVQSVXSVSTGNRRKMLTPVKVSSTPFEGQKPGTSGLRKAVKVFSQQHYTENFIQSLLTGGLGESLPGSTLVLGGDGRYFLPEAIEIIVQICAANKVSKLIVGQNGILSTPAVSCMIRKYKTNGGILLTASHNPGGPDADFGIKFNTSNGGPAPDGVTNKIYELSTGIKEYLIVPELKCDIKTIGSQQFDIEGHPFTVEVVDSVSDYLELMKEIFDFDSIKNLICGIGQAPLKILINSMHGVTGPYVSRIFCDELGASAESVVNVIPLNDFGGHHPDPNLTYAADLVEAMKKGDFGLGAAFDGDGDRNMILGEKAFFVTPSDSLAVIANNMDCIPYFRRTGVRGFARSMPTGAAVDRVAAKLQKNIYEVPTGWKYFGNLMDAGQLSLCGEESFGTGSDHIREKDGIWAILAWLSILAVRKQTVEEILKNHWTLYGRNFFTRYDYENCDSEPCNKMMNDLESLMNEPSFIGSTHEFEGKSFTVALADNFSYTDPIDGSISTKQGLRIIFQDGSRIVIRLSGTGSSGATVRLYIDSYESDADKYLLDAQVMLKPLVQIALRISKLRELTGRDEPTVIT